The Streptomyces sp. NBC_01197 genome window below encodes:
- a CDS encoding phage tail tube protein, giving the protein MPSGDAQKIRFAPDGAIYLAPTGGGLVLPTDVGDGATPPTGYKALGYVSDAGVTITPAIQTTPLNAWQSAAPVLYNVDSASFQLSATLIEANKLVTENFFGATWTEVMDQSSQPTGDYRLDLSTTPDLQEFSVVVDWKYKTNLWRAVVGRAMVTERGAITLQRTQNQSYELTINAMDNSGSLGYILTNESMTA; this is encoded by the coding sequence ATGCCTTCTGGAGATGCACAGAAGATTCGCTTTGCACCTGATGGTGCTATCTATCTCGCCCCGACTGGTGGCGGTCTTGTCCTTCCGACTGATGTCGGTGATGGGGCTACCCCGCCCACTGGATACAAGGCGCTTGGCTATGTCTCGGATGCTGGTGTGACCATTACCCCTGCTATTCAGACCACGCCTCTGAATGCCTGGCAGTCTGCGGCCCCTGTTCTGTACAACGTGGACTCCGCTAGCTTCCAGCTCTCTGCGACCCTGATTGAGGCCAACAAGCTGGTTACTGAGAACTTCTTCGGTGCCACCTGGACTGAGGTTATGGATCAGTCGAGTCAGCCCACTGGGGACTACCGCCTGGACCTGTCCACCACACCGGATCTCCAGGAGTTCTCGGTCGTCGTGGACTGGAAGTACAAGACCAATCTGTGGCGTGCGGTTGTCGGCCGGGCCATGGTTACTGAGCGAGGGGCTATCACCCTTCAGCGGACTCAGAACCAGAGCTACGAGCTGACCATTAATGCCATGGACAACTCTGGGAGCCTGGGCTACATCCTCACCAATGAGTCTATGACTGCCTAA
- a CDS encoding transglycosylase SLT domain-containing protein translates to MATAGSGRGPIKVGSGYIDVYPSVDEKKIKALKAELQKQLSAAGIAAGKDFSEGVAKGMANIPKASAVAAKEAKEAVEKAALDSKKVLKKIEKEVTAAYGEEAGKRFKQAQKFEAEKAKLVEKTSAATKKALQSTLAAEKKNAEARAAANSDAEKSKVKSAEDAAAVVKRIRKEEEASAATQAKALMAHNKMVFSAYAENEKRKQTAAAASAKAEMKWATTVASAYAENEKRKQKAIAETAALQRTQMTNIRRTMVRDLQTQLDSSRDYSRALQDQVSGYRRSVTDLNRTAAARNKPIQQVWKSHGHAIETVGTQATETGKLITTNLLGPLALVAGALTTIGVKSADSLKLGQMGLMGSGVSAKDSLSALTKIRQYGVDTPYSIEDMQTYIVRYIRSIESHDKDFKSPNVSKQNAAGRRAANKAGDLVMMVGDNAARAGNLDPSLVQRGMYAIDMMLDSGRVNTRQVKQFAQAAGVSVEEMSLMLGFTDSKDKKKGTASAQMLKKMANASKTGGIDSQDLINELLKNWSGPSGSKGRAAQVGTSTISGKLQQLKEQTQVGLGNLFAKPNKKTGIVEYTGLGEKLMGKKVAKYKTDRFGFKIADGYEYQGGLLNDAKDFAKGQKGNAVGLMNTFFDSIGTFAKQIKWAADFMNGNPEWKSFFKSLVKMAAMAAPFILALGLATKIFGKITKLLGSAFTPIKALGKGIVGVGKGARAATRVGRQAVSGISSARNGNGYLQGYRDRRTDLRGGDTRGPIRRTTDRARGRNTQTNNSLDGLNRQISNTDDIIKQVEERTKQLQRQIRDLNGLTMDELIHQFGGGSSATGSLQTAATHSGEAVSSTQTQIRQLNDQNLHGVQQEFTTFTEKVELSAKAVGNAKEAVTDLNKKNFTSLKVSVDSAHGTVTDLKDKIDQTGHSVSELDKKKLTALKTQQIESTKNQVQHLVSELKNAAQHVGTLNGKSLKGLRKEITSTTTAANNLSKKLKELISRVTSLNGKSLSSIQGKFKGGKSSLYNVVNEVYKLLGTGNSGVNGRVTSLNKRSLGTIIKAVQNLSKALESASGHASTLDNKINEVNGDSSFGGGGGESSSKKKKGKKLATGGVVTSIDASRYGTLPGYSPGVDNIPAVLSPGEAVLRPEVAKALGPTVIDSWNAAAMSGQIQKFARGTSAASQLMHAVDMSHVASLFTSTLGFDASANGVDSRTNTSLVPWGSRNGGRTAGAGAESKLREIASFFTDKLPDLLKRSPNAAGKVGGIIAGAMAPSAGQYFWDDVWKGNGNIASRANNFILDLFSPKNIWGMIKDSGTGVWDSIKALGSSAKDLIKNPMGVITDQIKGMKDDVTGYIDGVKGSFNTIQEFANSPGGYTKQVFSEFWSQAKDAMPNTTGLFKFANGGVVPGYSPDDDRVHALLSPGEAVLRPEAARALGLSNIGLLNKAAKNGDVKNLKDKSGEIIPAPDAEAFKKASDQIDSSLKGSQKSVERMRDASSKAWTDTSSKVRASVNSTMVPAIQSLSSQEGSLQKNTAAKMSAVKSSVSSAASGTAKSFGSMKSGLSSLSGSFSNAQKNIDKSMDRIPASVKSNVKSAVSFIQSAMISPVNSKLLGPAKLSKIGNMPGFATGGVVPGYAPGRDSVMAMVSPGESILRPEVTRALGEGTIHALNQAAIAGKLPAYASGGVVGSDWSDAVPGMFSDTAGPLLKKLVSQFGKGVSTSFGRVGQTGVKKAGPAITELLSKQDKKFMDSMEAMAGGAGGAERWAPLVLRVLKELGLSSKYLSLVLHRINVESGGNPKAINLWDSNAKAGHPSQGLMQTIPGTFNAYAGPYKKLGITSPLASIYAGLNYATHRYGSHWTQALSGTAGYWTGTKSASPGLKLVGERGPELVNFKGGERVYNNGETQEMLSGGRSVNLTINEAKSEDTTQAAIRAFRTLDALYGNKL, encoded by the coding sequence ATGGCAACAGCAGGTAGTGGCCGTGGGCCCATAAAGGTTGGCTCAGGGTATATCGATGTATACCCCTCTGTGGATGAAAAGAAGATCAAGGCTCTTAAGGCAGAGCTTCAAAAGCAACTTTCTGCTGCTGGTATTGCAGCCGGTAAGGACTTCTCAGAGGGTGTCGCTAAGGGGATGGCTAATATCCCCAAGGCTTCCGCTGTAGCAGCTAAGGAAGCCAAGGAAGCTGTCGAGAAGGCAGCCCTGGACTCCAAGAAGGTCTTGAAGAAGATCGAGAAGGAAGTCACTGCTGCCTATGGGGAAGAGGCTGGTAAGCGCTTCAAGCAGGCTCAGAAGTTTGAAGCCGAGAAGGCCAAATTGGTTGAGAAGACTTCTGCTGCTACCAAGAAGGCTCTCCAGTCCACTCTTGCTGCTGAGAAGAAGAATGCTGAAGCTCGTGCTGCTGCTAACTCGGATGCAGAGAAGTCTAAGGTCAAGTCTGCTGAGGATGCCGCTGCTGTTGTAAAGAGGATTCGCAAGGAAGAGGAAGCCTCTGCTGCTACTCAGGCTAAGGCCCTGATGGCACACAACAAGATGGTCTTCTCTGCTTATGCAGAGAACGAGAAGCGCAAGCAGACTGCTGCTGCTGCGTCGGCCAAGGCTGAGATGAAATGGGCTACCACAGTTGCCTCTGCCTATGCGGAGAATGAAAAGCGCAAGCAGAAGGCCATTGCTGAGACAGCAGCCCTTCAGCGCACTCAGATGACCAATATCCGCCGGACGATGGTCAGGGATCTCCAGACACAGCTGGACAGCTCCAGGGACTATTCCAGGGCTCTTCAGGACCAGGTAAGTGGGTATCGCCGATCCGTTACAGATCTCAACCGCACTGCTGCCGCTAGGAACAAGCCTATTCAGCAGGTCTGGAAGAGCCACGGTCACGCTATTGAGACTGTTGGCACTCAGGCCACTGAGACTGGGAAGCTCATCACCACCAATTTGCTTGGTCCGCTGGCTCTTGTAGCTGGTGCACTGACCACTATTGGTGTGAAGTCTGCTGACTCTCTGAAGCTCGGTCAGATGGGCCTCATGGGCTCTGGTGTCTCTGCTAAGGACTCCCTCAGTGCTCTGACAAAGATACGTCAGTACGGCGTAGATACGCCGTATTCCATTGAGGACATGCAGACATACATTGTCCGCTATATCCGATCCATTGAGTCCCACGACAAGGACTTTAAGTCTCCCAACGTTTCCAAGCAGAATGCAGCAGGTAGGCGAGCTGCAAACAAGGCTGGGGACCTTGTCATGATGGTCGGTGACAACGCCGCCCGTGCGGGAAACCTGGACCCTTCGCTGGTTCAGCGAGGCATGTACGCAATTGACATGATGTTGGACTCTGGCCGAGTAAACACCAGGCAGGTAAAGCAGTTTGCCCAGGCTGCCGGTGTCTCTGTTGAAGAGATGTCCCTTATGCTGGGATTCACAGACTCCAAGGATAAGAAAAAGGGCACCGCTTCTGCACAGATGCTCAAGAAGATGGCCAATGCCTCCAAGACTGGTGGTATTGACTCTCAGGACCTTATTAATGAACTCCTGAAGAACTGGAGTGGTCCTAGCGGATCTAAGGGCCGTGCAGCTCAGGTAGGTACTTCTACCATTTCCGGAAAGCTCCAGCAGCTCAAGGAACAGACTCAGGTTGGTCTGGGAAACCTTTTTGCTAAGCCCAACAAGAAGACTGGAATTGTTGAGTACACCGGTCTTGGCGAAAAGCTCATGGGCAAGAAGGTAGCCAAGTACAAGACTGACAGGTTCGGCTTCAAGATCGCAGATGGCTACGAATATCAAGGTGGCCTTCTCAATGATGCCAAGGACTTTGCAAAGGGCCAGAAGGGCAATGCAGTTGGCCTGATGAACACCTTCTTCGACTCGATCGGCACATTCGCTAAGCAGATCAAGTGGGCTGCTGACTTCATGAATGGGAACCCTGAGTGGAAGTCGTTCTTCAAGTCTCTGGTGAAGATGGCTGCTATGGCAGCTCCGTTCATTCTTGCTCTCGGTCTTGCTACCAAGATCTTCGGCAAGATAACCAAGCTTCTTGGCTCAGCTTTTACTCCGATCAAGGCGCTTGGTAAGGGAATTGTTGGTGTTGGTAAGGGTGCCCGTGCAGCAACTCGTGTAGGTCGACAGGCTGTTTCTGGAATCTCCTCCGCCCGTAATGGCAATGGATACCTCCAGGGCTACCGAGACCGCCGCACAGACCTTCGCGGTGGGGACACCCGTGGACCTATTCGCAGGACCACTGACAGGGCTCGTGGTCGCAACACACAGACCAACAACAGCCTTGACGGACTCAACCGTCAGATCTCTAATACCGACGACATCATTAAGCAGGTGGAGGAAAGGACTAAGCAGCTCCAGAGGCAGATCCGGGATCTTAACGGACTGACCATGGACGAGCTTATCCACCAGTTTGGTGGAGGCTCTTCTGCTACTGGCAGTCTCCAGACTGCTGCTACCCATTCTGGTGAGGCTGTCAGCTCCACTCAGACTCAGATTCGTCAGCTAAATGACCAGAACCTTCACGGAGTTCAGCAGGAATTCACCACCTTCACAGAGAAGGTCGAGCTTTCCGCTAAGGCTGTAGGCAATGCCAAGGAAGCCGTTACCGACCTGAACAAGAAGAACTTCACTTCGCTGAAGGTATCTGTGGACTCTGCCCATGGCACGGTTACAGATCTCAAGGACAAGATTGACCAGACTGGTCACTCGGTTAGCGAACTGGACAAGAAGAAGCTCACGGCTCTTAAGACTCAGCAGATTGAGTCTACGAAGAATCAAGTTCAGCATCTGGTATCCGAATTGAAGAATGCCGCTCAGCATGTAGGCACGCTGAACGGAAAGTCCCTCAAGGGTCTCCGTAAGGAGATCACCTCTACCACTACTGCTGCCAATAATCTGTCCAAGAAGCTCAAGGAGCTTATATCCAGGGTTACTTCACTCAATGGGAAGTCTCTGAGTTCCATTCAGGGCAAGTTCAAGGGTGGAAAGTCCAGCCTGTACAACGTGGTCAATGAGGTGTACAAGCTCCTCGGCACTGGTAACTCAGGTGTCAACGGGCGTGTAACCAGCCTGAATAAGCGGAGTCTAGGCACCATCATTAAGGCTGTTCAGAACCTCTCTAAGGCTCTGGAAAGCGCTAGCGGGCACGCTAGCACCCTTGACAACAAGATCAATGAGGTAAACGGTGATTCCTCATTTGGTGGCGGGGGCGGGGAAAGCTCCAGCAAAAAGAAGAAGGGTAAGAAGCTTGCAACTGGTGGTGTAGTCACCAGTATTGATGCCTCTCGGTACGGGACTCTTCCGGGGTATTCCCCCGGGGTGGACAACATTCCTGCCGTACTCTCCCCTGGTGAGGCCGTTCTCCGACCTGAAGTGGCAAAGGCTCTTGGGCCCACTGTAATTGACTCTTGGAACGCTGCTGCAATGAGTGGGCAGATTCAGAAGTTTGCTCGTGGAACCTCTGCGGCTAGTCAGCTTATGCACGCCGTTGACATGAGTCATGTAGCAAGCCTTTTCACATCAACTCTAGGCTTTGACGCCAGTGCTAACGGAGTTGACAGCCGTACCAACACTAGCCTTGTTCCCTGGGGTTCAAGGAATGGTGGTCGTACCGCTGGTGCAGGTGCTGAGAGCAAGCTCCGTGAGATTGCCAGCTTCTTTACTGATAAGCTCCCTGATCTCCTCAAGAGGTCTCCCAATGCTGCCGGGAAGGTTGGCGGCATTATTGCTGGAGCTATGGCCCCCTCAGCAGGCCAGTACTTCTGGGATGACGTCTGGAAGGGCAATGGAAACATTGCTTCTAGGGCAAACAATTTCATTCTGGATCTGTTCAGCCCCAAGAACATCTGGGGAATGATTAAGGACAGCGGTACTGGGGTTTGGGACTCCATAAAGGCTCTTGGCTCCTCCGCCAAGGATCTGATCAAAAATCCGATGGGTGTCATAACTGACCAGATCAAGGGCATGAAGGACGATGTCACTGGCTACATTGATGGTGTCAAGGGCTCGTTCAACACCATTCAGGAGTTCGCCAACTCGCCTGGAGGCTACACCAAGCAGGTCTTTAGCGAATTCTGGAGCCAGGCCAAGGACGCTATGCCCAACACCACGGGCCTCTTCAAGTTCGCTAATGGTGGTGTTGTTCCGGGATACAGCCCAGACGATGACAGGGTTCACGCTCTCCTCTCCCCTGGAGAGGCAGTGCTTAGGCCCGAAGCTGCGAGAGCACTTGGTCTCTCCAACATTGGCCTGCTGAACAAGGCAGCCAAGAATGGGGATGTCAAGAATCTCAAGGACAAGTCTGGCGAGATCATCCCTGCCCCTGATGCTGAGGCATTCAAGAAGGCATCCGATCAGATTGACAGCTCTCTTAAGGGCAGCCAGAAGTCTGTTGAGAGAATGAGGGATGCGTCTAGCAAGGCGTGGACGGATACCAGTTCAAAGGTGAGGGCTTCGGTCAACTCCACTATGGTTCCGGCCATTCAGTCCCTGTCTTCTCAGGAAGGCTCACTCCAGAAGAACACAGCAGCCAAGATGTCTGCGGTTAAGAGTTCCGTCTCTTCTGCCGCTTCTGGGACTGCCAAGTCTTTTGGAAGCATGAAGTCTGGTCTGTCGAGCCTTTCTGGCTCTTTCAGCAACGCACAGAAGAACATTGACAAGTCCATGGATAGGATTCCTGCCTCGGTCAAGTCCAATGTGAAATCTGCTGTGAGCTTCATTCAGTCGGCCATGATCTCCCCTGTAAACAGCAAGCTGCTAGGCCCTGCCAAGCTCTCGAAGATTGGCAACATGCCTGGCTTTGCTACAGGTGGTGTTGTACCTGGCTATGCGCCCGGCAGGGACTCTGTGATGGCCATGGTGTCCCCTGGGGAGTCCATCCTCCGTCCAGAGGTCACAAGGGCCCTTGGAGAGGGGACGATCCACGCCCTCAACCAGGCAGCGATAGCAGGGAAGTTGCCTGCCTATGCCTCTGGTGGAGTCGTCGGTAGTGACTGGTCTGATGCAGTACCGGGGATGTTCTCTGACACTGCTGGCCCCCTTCTCAAGAAGCTGGTCAGTCAGTTCGGGAAGGGTGTCTCCACTTCGTTCGGTCGAGTAGGCCAGACCGGAGTAAAGAAGGCCGGTCCTGCCATCACGGAGCTTCTGTCTAAGCAGGACAAGAAGTTTATGGACTCAATGGAAGCCATGGCTGGTGGCGCTGGTGGTGCTGAGCGTTGGGCACCTCTTGTGCTCAGGGTCCTGAAGGAATTGGGGCTCTCCTCCAAGTACCTCTCTTTGGTTCTTCACCGGATCAATGTTGAGTCAGGAGGAAACCCTAAGGCAATCAACCTGTGGGACAGCAATGCCAAGGCTGGCCATCCGTCACAAGGTCTGATGCAGACCATTCCGGGCACTTTCAATGCGTATGCCGGGCCTTACAAGAAGCTGGGAATCACCAGTCCCCTTGCTTCGATCTACGCAGGGCTCAACTACGCAACCCACCGATATGGATCTCACTGGACTCAGGCTCTCTCTGGCACTGCTGGCTATTGGACAGGAACGAAGTCCGCTTCTCCTGGCCTGAAGCTAGTAGGTGAGAGAGGACCCGAGCTGGTGAACTTCAAGGGAGGCGAGAGGGTCTACAACAATGGCGAGACTCAGGAAATGCTGAGTGGTGGTCGGTCTGTGAACCTCACTATCAACGAGGCTAAGAG